Below is a genomic region from Demequina sp. NBRC 110054.
CCCCGACGCGTCCGCGCGGGCGATGGCCGCGTCGCTCCGGCAGGCCACGGGAGCCGCGGTCGGAGTGATCGTCACGGACACGCTCGGGCGCGCATGGCGGAACGGCCAGACCGACGTCGCGATCGGCGCGGCGGGCGTCACGGTGTTCGACGAGATGGCCGGCTCGACCGACTCGCACGGGCGGCCGCTCGTCGCGACCCGGCCATGCCTGGCCGACGAGATCGCCGCCGCGACCGACCTGGTGAAGGGAAAGACCTCGGGTCGACCGTTCGCCGTGGTCAGGGGCATGGGACGCGCGGTGGGCGCGCTGGACCTCCCCGGCGCCCGCAGCATCGTCCGCTCCCCCGAGAGCGACATGTTCAGGCAGGGCCACCGCGAGGCCTACGCCGACGGCTACGCGGCCGGGCTCGCCGCCGCCCGCGCCACCACCGAAGACTCCGGCACCCCCGGCACCGACAAGGAGAACTCATGACGTTGAAGCTCGG
It encodes:
- the cofE gene encoding coenzyme F420-0:L-glutamate ligase, yielding MTPLHLGKAQPVPERPTPADEATLAVWAPGPVPEVRPGDDLAALLLETLGSHRTLRDGDIVVVTSKVVSKAEGRIVSADTREAAIDGETVRLVASIPHANDDGATRIVENRLGMVCAAAGVDASNTDAGTVLLLPEDPDASARAMAASLRQATGAAVGVIVTDTLGRAWRNGQTDVAIGAAGVTVFDEMAGSTDSHGRPLVATRPCLADEIAAATDLVKGKTSGRPFAVVRGMGRAVGALDLPGARSIVRSPESDMFRQGHREAYADGYAAGLAAARATTEDSGTPGTDKENS